The following coding sequences lie in one Azospirillum humicireducens genomic window:
- a CDS encoding flagellar motor protein MotB: MSANSGGNERPIIIKKKKGGHGGHHGGAWKVAYADFVTAMMAFFLLLWLLNVTTSDQRKGIADYFSPVSVSREQSGSGGMLGGKTITVPGAQISPSSPMSADVPVSGPPGYSSQQTDDADDPTESATGPGQGTGPGQSGTEAAANGAAANADVADQKPNETRAEFQKRMEELAKQLGIPGQKPGEKLSDFGERVKEAMESLQGAAKEARQFQQAATEIRQAIQSVPELEPLAQNLMIDQTPEGLRIQIVDQDRVSMFPGGSGQMYPQTRQLVQQVAKALSKLPNKLSISGHTDSTPFPAGSGRDNWDLSTERANATRRALLAGGIDPVRIQDVVGKADRDPLVADQPNSPRNRRITMVLLRETQAAPAAGGQSGNAAAPNAAAGATKAR, from the coding sequence ATGAGCGCGAATTCCGGCGGCAACGAACGGCCGATCATCATCAAGAAGAAGAAGGGCGGGCACGGCGGCCATCATGGCGGCGCGTGGAAGGTCGCCTATGCCGACTTCGTGACCGCGATGATGGCCTTCTTCCTGCTGCTGTGGCTGCTGAACGTCACCACATCGGACCAGCGCAAGGGCATCGCCGATTATTTCTCGCCCGTTTCGGTCAGCCGGGAACAATCGGGATCCGGCGGCATGCTGGGCGGCAAGACCATCACGGTGCCGGGCGCACAGATCTCCCCCAGTTCGCCCATGTCGGCCGACGTGCCGGTTTCGGGCCCCCCCGGCTATTCCTCTCAGCAGACCGACGACGCCGACGACCCGACCGAGTCCGCCACCGGCCCCGGCCAGGGCACCGGTCCCGGTCAGTCCGGCACGGAGGCTGCGGCCAATGGCGCCGCGGCGAATGCGGATGTCGCCGACCAGAAGCCGAACGAGACCCGCGCCGAGTTCCAGAAGCGGATGGAGGAGCTCGCCAAACAGCTGGGCATTCCCGGCCAGAAGCCCGGCGAGAAGCTGTCCGACTTCGGCGAGCGGGTGAAGGAGGCGATGGAGAGCCTGCAGGGTGCGGCCAAGGAGGCCCGCCAGTTCCAGCAGGCCGCGACCGAGATCCGGCAGGCCATCCAGTCGGTGCCGGAATTGGAGCCGCTGGCCCAGAACCTGATGATCGACCAGACGCCGGAGGGCCTGCGCATCCAGATCGTGGACCAGGACCGCGTGTCGATGTTCCCCGGCGGTTCCGGCCAGATGTATCCGCAAACCCGCCAATTGGTGCAGCAGGTGGCCAAGGCCCTGTCCAAGCTGCCCAACAAGCTGTCGATCAGCGGCCACACCGACTCCACCCCCTTCCCGGCCGGTTCGGGCCGCGACAACTGGGACCTGTCGACGGAGCGGGCGAACGCCACCCGCCGCGCCCTGCTGGCCGGTGGCATCGATCCGGTGCGAATCCAGGATGTCGTCGGCAAGGCCGACCGCGACCCTCTGGTCGCCGATCAGCCAAACAGCCCGCGCAATCGCCGCATC
- a CDS encoding flavin reductase family protein, whose protein sequence is MTTEQPIDPLAFRSALGCFATGIAVITTIAPDGLPLGVTVNSFSSVSLDPPLVQFCLGRAAMSFEAFNIAPHFAVNILAADQEDLSNRFSRRDLQERWAGLETTTGRGGVRLLTGCLATLECDREHLLDGGDHVIVLGRVRKLASREDGAPLLYFRGRYAHLG, encoded by the coding sequence ATGACCACCGAACAGCCGATCGATCCGCTTGCGTTCCGTTCCGCCCTCGGCTGCTTCGCCACCGGGATCGCCGTCATCACGACCATCGCTCCCGACGGGCTGCCGCTGGGGGTCACGGTGAATTCCTTCTCGTCGGTGTCGCTCGATCCGCCGCTCGTGCAGTTCTGCCTGGGGCGTGCGGCGATGTCCTTCGAAGCCTTCAACATCGCACCGCATTTCGCGGTGAACATCCTGGCTGCCGACCAGGAGGACCTGTCCAACCGCTTCTCCCGCCGCGACCTGCAGGAGCGTTGGGCCGGCCTGGAGACCACCACCGGCCGCGGCGGCGTGCGCCTGCTGACCGGCTGCCTCGCGACTCTGGAATGCGACCGCGAGCATCTGCTGGACGGCGGCGACCATGTCATCGTGCTGGGCCGCGTGCGCAAGCTGGCCTCGCGCGAGGACGGCGCCCCGCTGCTGTATTTCCGCGGGCGTTACGCCCATCTGGGGTGA
- a CDS encoding DUF1488 domain-containing protein, translated as MPIFLFPDEPFWNEEADAVEFPVQVGEYLGRVFVTRRTLQGIVGHTPKPEEAVQQVCMNRPLFERATEQRILARALDPDANIHLTGRDLHRAAG; from the coding sequence ATGCCCATTTTCCTGTTTCCCGACGAGCCCTTCTGGAACGAGGAGGCCGACGCCGTGGAGTTCCCGGTGCAGGTCGGGGAGTATCTGGGCCGTGTCTTCGTCACCCGCCGTACCCTGCAGGGCATCGTCGGCCACACTCCGAAGCCGGAGGAGGCGGTCCAGCAGGTCTGCATGAACCGCCCCCTGTTCGAGCGGGCAACCGAACAGCGCATCCTGGCGCGCGCGCTCGATCCCGATGCCAACATCCACCTGACCGGCCGCGACCTTCACCGCGCGGCCGGATAG
- a CDS encoding DUF6134 family protein: MTTMRTQCATLAAALVAASLLTGLTGTAAAQGTARTLTYQILMGEDPIGSEQVKIEPQGDRTKVTVTATTRVKVLFINFRYDHKREELWKGGILDSMTATTDDDGTPHKIEMARDAGGYRLTVDGKTQQAPSGTLPLTLWTPQVLKHTQLLSVIDGAPYKVAARKVGAERVEAGGKAVEAAHHRIEGDVERDLWFAADGTLMKTRFKRSGYDITYVLK; this comes from the coding sequence ATGACGACGATGCGCACCCAATGCGCCACCCTGGCCGCTGCCCTCGTGGCGGCCTCGCTGCTGACCGGCCTGACGGGCACCGCCGCTGCCCAGGGAACAGCTCGGACGCTGACCTATCAGATCCTGATGGGCGAGGATCCCATCGGCAGCGAGCAGGTGAAGATCGAACCGCAGGGTGACCGCACCAAGGTCACCGTCACCGCCACCACGCGGGTGAAGGTGCTGTTCATCAACTTCCGCTACGACCACAAGCGTGAGGAGCTGTGGAAGGGCGGTATTCTCGACTCGATGACCGCCACGACCGACGACGACGGTACGCCGCACAAGATCGAGATGGCGCGCGATGCCGGCGGTTATCGCCTGACGGTGGACGGCAAGACCCAGCAGGCACCGTCCGGCACCCTTCCGCTGACCCTCTGGACTCCGCAGGTGCTGAAGCACACGCAGCTTCTGTCGGTCATCGACGGCGCGCCCTACAAGGTCGCGGCGCGCAAGGTCGGGGCGGAGAGAGTGGAGGCCGGCGGCAAGGCCGTGGAGGCCGCCCATCACCGCATCGAAGGCGATGTCGAACGCGACCTGTGGTTCGCGGCGGACGGGACGCTGATGAAGACGCGCTTCAAACGCAGCGGCTATGATATCACCTACGTCCTGAAGTGA
- a CDS encoding SCP2 sterol-binding domain-containing protein — MVDDIVQELRSRSGDLRSLNASVRFLLGKEGEVIRVDGRANPISISREDSEADCTIRISPENLQKLINGKLNPMLAFTMGKLKVEGSMGVAMKLAQLLDD; from the coding sequence ATGGTCGACGACATTGTGCAGGAACTGCGCAGCCGCAGCGGCGATCTGCGCTCGCTCAACGCCTCGGTCCGTTTCCTGCTGGGCAAGGAGGGCGAGGTGATCCGGGTCGATGGCCGTGCCAATCCGATCAGCATCAGCCGCGAGGATTCCGAGGCCGACTGCACCATCCGCATATCGCCGGAAAACCTGCAGAAGCTGATCAATGGCAAGCTGAACCCGATGCTGGCCTTCACGATGGGCAAGCTGAAGGTCGAGGGATCGATGGGCGTTGCCATGAAGCTGGCGCAACTGCTGGACGACTGA